A window of the Diceros bicornis minor isolate mBicDic1 chromosome 28, mDicBic1.mat.cur, whole genome shotgun sequence genome harbors these coding sequences:
- the CIMIP2B gene encoding LOW QUALITY PROTEIN: protein FAM166B (The sequence of the model RefSeq protein was modified relative to this genomic sequence to represent the inferred CDS: substituted 2 bases at 2 genomic stop codons), which produces MASTFILGLNPHYMPGYTGHCPLLRSSMGQTYGQANGQLLRGSPGLAXPPARCTLLPRIQPPRSPEVPRGSLHVRHAHERLSSSMIPGYTGFVPQAQFIFAKNCSQVWAEALHGFTQWRGGHGSQELPKEAKGGEDVEQAXEPEPEPELKAEEPELGQEAERASPYSMDDRDPRKFFKSGFTGYVPRARFLFGSSFPVLTNQALQEFGQMYSWGRPQKDPKHLPPLSRTYSQNLSLLPNYGDHVPGHKFQFGCTYGHLTHDALGFSTLQQQLLV; this is translated from the exons ATGGCCAGCACCTTCATACTGGGGCTGAACCCTCATTATATGCCGGG GTACACTGGACACTGCCCACTACTTCGGTCCAGCATGGGCCAGACCTATGGGCAGGCAAATGGTCAGCTACTTCGAGGCTCTCCTGGCCTAGCCTAGCCCCCTGCCCGTTGCACACTTCTGCCTCGCATTCAGCCTCCAAGATCTCCCGAGGTTCCCAGAGGAAGCCTGCATGTCAGGCACGCGCACGAAAGGCTCAGCTCCAGCATGATCCCTGGGTACACAG GTTTTGTACCCCAGGCACAGTTCATTTTTGCCAAGAACTGCAGCCAGGTCTGGGCTGAGGCTCTGCATGGTTTTACTCAGTGGCGTGGGGGACATGGGAGTCAAGAGCTGCCAAAGGAGGCTAAAGGAGGAGAAGACGTGGAGCAAGCCTgagagccagagccagagccagagctGAAGGCCGAGGAGCCAGAGCTGGGACAGGAGGCGGAACGA GCTTCCCCCTATTCCATGGATGACAGAGATCCTCGCAAGTTCTTCAAGTCAG gcttcaCTGGTTATGTGCCCCGTGCCCGCTTCCTCTTCGGCTCCAGCTTTCCTGTGCTCACCAACCAGGCACTGCAGGAATTTGGACAGATGTATTCATGGGGCAGACCCCAGAAAGATCCCAAACATCTCCCCCCACTTTCCAGGACCTACTCTCAGAATCTGAGCCTTTTACCTAACTACGGGGACCATGTGCCAG GGCATAAGTTCCAGTTTGGCTGCACATATGGCCATCTCACCCATGATGCTCTGGGCTTCAGCACCCTCCAGCAGCAGCTCCTGGTGTAG